GTGAAGTAAGAATTAAAGTAGCTTATGTTGGTGTGTGTGGAACCGATGTGCATATTTATCATGGAATGATGGATAAGCGTGTAAGTATTCCTGTAACAATAGGTCATGAAATGTCTGGTGTAGTTGATGCTATTGGAGAAGGGGTGACGGATTATGAAGTTGGTGATAAAATAGTTGTTCGTCCATTAGACGACAGAAAAGTAAAGCCATCAGATAAAGGTTTTAATCACATTTGTGAAGAGTTAAAATTTGTAGGAATTGATAGCGAAGGGGCTATGCAACAATTTTGGAATGTTCCAACCTTTATTTTACATAAGTTAAAACCAGAAACAGATTTAAAATTAGCTGCGTTGATAGAGCCTTTGTCAGTTGCTACACATGATGTGCGTAGAAGTGGATTGGTAAAAGGAGAAACTGCAGTCGTTTTAGGAGGTGGGCCTATTGGGTTATTGGTAGCTATGGTTGCTAAAGAAGTTGGAGCTCAGGTAATTATTTCTGAAGTAAACCCTAAACGTATTGCTAAAGCAAAAGAATTAGGTTTTGATGCCGTAAGTCCTATAGAAGTTGATTTAGTTGAGTATGTAAAAAGCAAGACAGAAGACCGTAGAGCGGATGTTGTTTTTGAAGTAGCAGGAGTACAACCAGCATTAGATGTTATGTGTGAAGTAGCTGGGATTAGAGGTAGAATTTTAATGGTGGCTATTCACGGTGTAAAAAAAGAAGTGGATTTGTTTAAGTTTTTCTGGAAAGAACTAAGCTTAATTGGTGCTCGTGTATATGAGAAAGAAGATTATGAAAAATCAATTGAGTTGATTACTGCTAACGAATTGCCATTCGAACAAATGATTACAGATGTACAACCATTGAGTAATATTCAACAAGTTTTCGAAAATATAGATAGTAACCCTGATGGACTTAAGGTTTTAATGGATTGTCAATTATAAGATAAGGATGTTAAAAAGAGCAATACTATTATTATGCATTCCGTTCATCGGTTTCAGTCAATCCTCAGACAGGAAATGGTTTGATTCATCGCTTACTTTTGAGCAAAGAATTGATTTCTTGATTTCAGAAATGACCTTGGAAGAAAAAACAAATCAACTTCTAAGTGAAAGTCCTGAAATTAAACGATTGGGTATTCCTGAATATAATTGGTGGAATG
Above is a genomic segment from Wenyingzhuangia fucanilytica containing:
- a CDS encoding zinc-dependent alcohol dehydrogenase — its product is MKATIYEGNKTFTVIEKEINQPKKGEVRIKVAYVGVCGTDVHIYHGMMDKRVSIPVTIGHEMSGVVDAIGEGVTDYEVGDKIVVRPLDDRKVKPSDKGFNHICEELKFVGIDSEGAMQQFWNVPTFILHKLKPETDLKLAALIEPLSVATHDVRRSGLVKGETAVVLGGGPIGLLVAMVAKEVGAQVIISEVNPKRIAKAKELGFDAVSPIEVDLVEYVKSKTEDRRADVVFEVAGVQPALDVMCEVAGIRGRILMVAIHGVKKEVDLFKFFWKELSLIGARVYEKEDYEKSIELITANELPFEQMITDVQPLSNIQQVFENIDSNPDGLKVLMDCQL